The following proteins come from a genomic window of Castor canadensis chromosome 17, mCasCan1.hap1v2, whole genome shotgun sequence:
- the P2ry12 gene encoding P2Y purinoceptor 12, translating into MHGADNVTSAPGNSSQCERDDQIVRVLFPLLYTVLLFVGIVTNSLAMTVFFQIRSKSNFIIFLKNTVISDLLMILTFPFKILSDAKLAPGPLRTFVCQVTSVVFYFTMYISISFLGLITIDRYQKTTRPFKISNASSLLGAKILSVVIWAFMFLLSLPNMILTNKRPRDTNVKKCSFFKSEFGLVWHEIVNYICQVIFWINFLIVIVCYTLIAKELYKSYVRTRGVGKVPSKKVNVKVFIIIAVFFTCFVPFHFARIPYTLSQTRDVFDCTAENTLFYVKESTLWLTSLNACLDPFIYFFLCKSFRNSLIGLLKCHSTAAPASRESRKKGQGGGDLSEETAM; encoded by the coding sequence ATGCACGGCGCTGACAATGTCACCTCTGCACCGGGGAACAGCAGCCAGTGCGAGCGGGATGACCAGATTGTGCGGGTGCTCTTCCCGCTGCTCTACACCGTCCTGCTCTTTGTTGGCATTGTCACAAACAGCCTGGCCATGACAGTTTTCTTCCAGATCCGCAGCAAATccaacttcattatttttcttaagaaCACAGTCATTTCAGATCTTCTTATGATTCTGACTTTTCCATTCAAGATTCTCAGTGATGCCAAACTGGCACCTGGGCCTCTGAGAACCTTTGTGTGCCAAGTGACCTCCGTGGTATTCTATTTCACAATGTATATCAGCATCTCCTTCCTAGGACTGATAACTATTGACCGATACCAGAAGACCACCAGGCCATTTAAAATCTCCAACGCCAGCAGTCTCCTGGGGGCTAAGATCCTGTCCGTGGTCATCTGGGCCTTCATGTTCTTACTCTCCCTGCCCAACATGATTCTCACCAACAAGAGACCAAGAGACACGAACGTGAAGAAatgttctttcttcaagtcagagttTGGACTTGTCTGGCATGAAATAGTCAACTACATCTGTCAAGTCATTTTCtggattaattttttaattgtcatTGTGTGTTACACCCTCATTGCAAAAGAACTCTATAAGTCCTATGTAAGAACAAGGGGTGTAGGGAAAGTCCCCAGCAAAAAGGTGAATGTCAAAGTTTTTATCATCATCGCCGTGTTCTTTACTTgctttgttccttttcattttgcCCGAATCCCCTACACCCTGAGCCAGACCCGGGATGTCTTTGACTGCACTGCCGAAAACACGCTGTTCTACGTGAAAGAGAGCACACTGTGGCTGACATCCCTGAATGCGTGCCTGGACCCCTTCATCTACTTCTTCCTCTGCAAGTCTTTCAGAAACTCCTTGATAGGCTTGCTGAAGTGCCACAGCACTGCAGCACCTGCATCCCGAGAGAGCAGGAAGAAAGGGCAGGGTGGTGGGGACCTGAGTGAGGAGACAGCCATGTGA